The following coding sequences lie in one Prochlorococcus marinus XMU1411 genomic window:
- a CDS encoding low molecular weight protein-tyrosine-phosphatase translates to MKKISVLFVCLGNICRSPAAEAIFISLLEKKGLTDGFIVDSAGTGSWHIGKKADSRMRIAAETRDINILSRARQITSKDFDEFNYILAMDNSNFRNIQDLKNRTASTGLASIKKIQDFRSVFNEQEVPDPYFGGDEGFDYVLDILEDSVKGFLESIS, encoded by the coding sequence ATGAAAAAAATTTCTGTTCTTTTTGTATGTTTGGGAAATATTTGTAGGTCCCCTGCAGCAGAGGCTATTTTTATAAGTCTACTAGAAAAGAAAGGATTAACAGATGGCTTTATTGTAGATTCTGCTGGAACTGGGAGTTGGCATATTGGGAAAAAAGCTGACTCTAGGATGAGAATTGCAGCGGAAACAAGAGATATAAATATCTTAAGTAGGGCTCGTCAAATTACTAGCAAAGATTTTGACGAATTTAACTATATTCTTGCGATGGACAACTCAAATTTTAGAAATATTCAAGATCTTAAAAATAGAACAGCTTCAACTGGTTTAGCATCAATTAAAAAAATACAAGATTTTAGATCAGTTTTTAATGAGCAAGAAGTTCCTGACCCATATTTTGGAGGTGATGAGGGCTTCGATTATGTCCTTGATA